A window of Salmo trutta chromosome 5, fSalTru1.1, whole genome shotgun sequence contains these coding sequences:
- the LOC115194853 gene encoding equistatin-like, which produces MAILTIILLVSTAFALGDARIRPMTPCERARYAATHGPIGAYIPTCDAAGRYTPKQCSGSTGYCWCVTTTGQKIQGTETPPGTAINC; this is translated from the exons ATGGCGATATTGACCATCATTCTGCTTGTTAGCACAGCTTTTGCTCTGGGAG ATGCTAGGATACGACCCATGACCCCCTGTGAGCGTGCTAGATATGCCGCGACACATGGCCCAATTGGCGCCTACATCCCCACGTGTGACGCCGCTGGACGATACACCCCTAAGCAATGTTCGGGCTCTACAG GTTACTGTTGGTGTGTGACCACTACTGGACAGAAGATTCAGGGTACGGAGACTCCACCAGGCACTGCTATCAACTGCTAG
- the LOC115194826 gene encoding nidogen-2-like, whose amino-acid sequence MADIGISCWVNEATSHTCDRSFKRRGGRGRPLLTDNRETTSESLGRVQKETITMAILTIILLVSTAFALGDARIRPMTPCERARYAATHGPIGAYIPTCDAAGRYTPKQCSGSTGYCWCVTTTGQKIQGTETPPGTAINC is encoded by the exons ATGGCCGACATCGGGATCTCTTGTTGGGTTAATgaggcaactagtcacacctgtgacagatcctttaaaaggagaggtggaagaggtagaccattactcacagacaacagagagacaaccaGTGAATCCCTTGGAAGAGTGCAGAAG gagactaTCACCATGGCAATATTGACCATCATTCTGCTTGTTAGCACAGCTTTTGCTCTGGGAG ATGCTAGGATACGACCCATGACCCCCTGTGAGCGTGCTAGATATGCCGCGACACATGGCCCAATTGGCGCCTAC ATCCCCACGTGTGACGCCGCTGGACGATACACCCCTAAGCAATGTTCGGGCTCTACAG GTTACTGTTGGTGTGTGACCACTACTGGACAGAAGATTCAGGGTACGGAGACTCCACCAGGCACTGCTATCAACTGCTAG